GCAGATAGCTCGTCTGTCCATAGGCATAAACCCCTCTTGTTCTGCGCATGAATATAGCTCAAGCCTTCTGGTGTGACATCAGAGACCAAGAAACGTTTGCGTACAGGTTCTTGCGGAAATCCATCCTCTCCATTTTCAATGCGTTCCTTGCGAGACATGCACATCTTTTCCTCAAACTTACTGTATTGCTCCTCGAACAACTTGTTTTGCTCATAGTCGTAATCGAGGAATGGCTTCATAGCGAAGCTAAGTGGGTGGCTCTTGTTGGCTCCTGGTCTTCCGATAAGAGCCATGTATAAGATAGGACTTTCAAGCCAACCTTGTTTCATCTGTGCCAAGTGCGTGTTGCCGATACCAACAGCCAATGCAGTGAGTATGGCTGCTGATATATAGTCGGTAGGAAAACTGTGGCATTCGTGTACCTCCTTGATGATTCTCTGAATCTTGGCAGGAAAGATACTTACGGGGAACTGGCTTCCTGATAGGCGAGCACTCATATCAATAGCCTTATCCATGATAATCATTGGATTGATGGAAGTTTCCTTATTGTTATTTAAAGCTGTCATTTGGCATAGAGTTAAAAATTATACATTGACTTGGGTTTGCGCTTCATTCCACCTTGCATGGCTTTTAGCATTTCAGAATGGTTCTGCTCCTTGGTAGCTTTTCGACCATTCTCAATCCATGCAAGCAGCTCATCCTTATAGAAGTATAGCTTCTTACCTTTTTTATAGGATGGCAGAATGCCTTGGTTAACCAATCGATAAATGGTTGGCTTCGACTTCATTATAATAATAGCAGCCTCATCAATCTCAACCAATATATGGTTATTTGCTGATGATGTAGGTTGAAGTGCTGATACCATTTGCTTCAACTCGATAACTTGTTCTGTTAAATAAGATACCGCTTGTGGTAACTTATCAAAGGTGATACTTTCATTTATCATATCTGTTCATTTTTTATTATTCGGGTACAAAGTAAATGAGTTATGTAATGGAGATAAATATCACTGAGATATAACCTCTGAATAACCGCTCAATGCTTATCAGTAACAATAATGTGTCTTGATTCCGCCTTGAACATCTAAGCTTGGTAGTAATTCTATGATGCAGGTACCTTCCATTCTTAACTTCCTTATAATAGTGGATATTTCCACATCAACTAGCGCATCAGCAAAAACTTGTTTTATAAAGGTTGCTGTATCAATGCCTTTCTTCTTGAAAAGGTTTCCTATATTCCAAGCATAATGCATTAAGTCAATAGTACGAATAGCCTTGTCAACAATCAATGAATGATGTCTCATGTGTGTAGAGGCACAACACTGGAAAATAGCGATGTTGTCACAAAGTTGGTTCAAATGCTCCTCCCTCATGTAGGCAGCAAAAGTTCTTCTGGTATAATCGATAGCTGAGTTTAACAAGACCTTTTCCTTTTTGGCTTTGTCTTCCAATGCTTCCTGTCTCAACTGTTCATAGCTTGTAATACAAGAAGAGGCTTCATCTGCATAGACGAAAGTTACATCTTCCAGGTTTAGCTCTTCCCCCTCGTCATATGTATTTGTTTCATTGATGGCTATAGAAGACAGACGCTTTCTTTCTGTATTGTTTACAGTATTACAAAGGATATGCTTAAACCATGGGGCAAGTAATCGTACGATACTATCTAATGCATGGAGATAAACAACCATCAGTATGGTGGTTAAGATAACGAACGTCAAATTGCAGCTAAAGGTGTCTACACCATATTGCATAGCTTCGTTGCGAACAAGTGCACCAATGATAGACATTGCACACAAAACCAATAAATGCTGTGTCAAAAATTCTTTTTTAAACTGTTTCATATTACGTATTATTAATCATTTGTGGCGCAAAAATATGAAAAACAGCAGAAACTGACACGTGAGTCACGCGTGACTCACGTAAAACTTTTAGGAGCCTTTAACTAAAAAGCCCGATATTGAACATTTTTTCAATATCGGGCACCATGAAATGAATGCAATGGATTTATTTAAGAGAAATCTTATTTGCTGTCTCTCTTTTCTTTGCGTTCACAAGGTCGGCATATATCTGTGTTGTGCTTACATTCTTATGGGTAAGCATCTTCGAAACCGTGTAAATATCTGTGCCTAAGGCGATTTGGATGGTTGCATACGAGTGCCGGAAGCAATGAAATGAAAATGGCTTGGTGATTCCTGCCTTCTTCAACCATGCTTTAAGGGGATGGTTAATCATGCTGCGCTTCAATCCCTTGAACACGATACCCGTGTTTGGTTCACCACATAGTTCGTATGCCTCGTTGCTGATAGGCAAGGTTGCCTCGGTCTGAGTCTTCTGGGTACGAATACGCAAGCAATAGCCTTGGTCGGGAGCTATCTCGAAGTCTTCCCAACGCAATTTTAAGATGTCGCTGATTCGCAATCCTGTGAGGCAAGCAAAGAGGGAGGCAGACTTCAGTACAGGTATATCGCAAGGAGTAGCTGCCAACTGCTTTACTTCATCGAGGGTAAGAAACTCCTTCTTTACATCTTGTGGCTCAATCTTGTCCAGATAGTCATTGATGTTCTCACGCAGCCACTTGTCACGATAGGCGATTTTTAAGAGACCACGGAAAGTAGAGTAGTAACCTGCTGCAGAGTTGAGAGATACCTTTTGTTTTGTTCGATTCAACTGATTTGCATTCAGAAGATACTCTCTGAACTTTTTGCAAAGTTCCACTGTCACATCCCCAAATGTACAATGACCTTGAACAAATTTGAAGAAATGCTTGTAGACACATGTCCACTTGTCATCTTTCTTATGTGTCATCTTCTCAAAGTATGCCAAAAAATCAGCTTTCTGTCGTGTTTTGTCCAAAAAACCAAATTCTTCATTGATGAGTGATTGGGTTCTGATGCAACGGATGGCCTCTGCTTTGTTGAGCATATCTGTATTAAACTCACGTTCCATCTCATTCTTTGGATGAGCATAGATATAGATACCTAAATATTCCCTACGACTCATTTGCATAGTCTCAGGATTGCGTACTGGTGGATAGAAATCCAAATAAAGAGAAATACGGTCGTTTTTAATCGCTCTTTGGCGAAGAGAAACTCTTGTACATGTATTTACCATGATGTTTACTTTTTATAATGTGATACTTATGTTTCATATATGATCCCGTATTAAGAGATCTTTGAAATCGATTGCAAAATAATAGAGTTATGTAATGGGGTACAACTTAACCTTTTGATAACCGCTAAATAACCTTAGGTTTGCCGATAGCTTTCTCTAAATCTCGCTTGGAAATCTTGATATACTTGCCAATCTTCACCTTTTCAATAGCGTATTTCTTGATACGCTTATAAATCTGGTCCTGACTTAAACCATACAACTTCATGGCCTCCGGTATTGTATAATAAAGTTGGTCTTCTACGGATTCACCTTTTGCCAATTGTACATGACGCTTGGAATACAGAACATTGTTACCTTCCATTTTTCTTGGAATAGCATTGTGACTAACGAAACTATATACGGCTGTTTTCGTCATACAATATTTCTGTTGAATGTCCATAACAGTCATCCATTCACTGATGGTTGGATCTGGAGACAGGTGTGCAAAATAATCATCCACCTCTTTCTTGTTCCAATATACTCTTCCTTGTATGGATATTCTTGAAATCTTGACTTTCTTGACAATCTCATAGATGGCGGTCTCGTAAGTGTTGTGGACTTCTGCAATTTCCTTGGCAGAGTAATATTCTGGAACAGGTAGCTCTCGGTTTGCATGAACTGCTTCTTTTGAAGCACTTTTATTTGTGGTGTATGGCAAACTATCAACAAGATAATCTATATCTCGCTTTCTGATTAAAGATAAACGAGAAGTAATCTTGGATGCTCGCAACTTACCACTATACACCATATTATATATGGTCTGTCTGCTTAGTCCCAAAAGTATAGCGACCTCTTGAATAGTGAGGTATTCTTTCATGAGGATTTCAGACATGGATTTCTCGGAAGCTTTTCGGTGGCTCATTGTCTCAGCCATCTTTACTTTCTCCTCACGTTTTGCTGCCTTATAGGCATAACTGTTGCATTGCTTGGAGCAATAACGAGTTGTGGATTTTGATGCATAGAAGCTCTTCCCACAATACTCGCAAATTTTTAGAATTCTTTCTTTGCTTGCTGTCATTTGTACGCTTTTTATACTTTTTTACTTAATTTATTGTAGAAAAAGTCGTCTGTCATTACTCCGTTTATTTTCAATAGTCTTATATCATTGTCCATCATTGTCCAAAACTCTTGGCAATCTTGCACTCATTTGCCAAAAATGGAGTCTCAAATTATTACTCTTGAAAAGTGGAGGTACAAGAGCGGTACAAAAAGGTGCTAAAAAAGCCTTACCATTGATTATAACCAATAGTAAGGCTAAAAAGAAAGGTGCTCATTTTGAGCACCTTAACTATCATTTGTTGTCGATATTAATCGTTGTTTATCACGACTTATTTTCCGATGCAGAAGTGCTTGAAGATATTATTCAGCGTTTCCTGGCTACTGATCTGTCCACCGGTGATTTCTCCCAATTCTTCCAGCACCATCTTGAGGTCTTCGGCTATAATGTCGCCACTCATGCCCATGTCCATTGACTCCAAGACACGGGAGAGGGATTCGTCGGCACGGAGCAATGCTTCATAATGGCGGGCACTCGTCACAATTACATCGTTCTCCGTAATCTCCGGAATGTCGGCTGCCCTGACGAGAGCCTGCTCCAAATCAGAAACGTTTTCGCCAGTACGGGCACTGATATTCAAGATAGAAACATTCTCATCTGACAATGAAATGGAAGATGAAGTCTGGCTATTCTCATCTGATGAAAGCACAGCCTTATCAAATGAAATCTCATCGATTTTATTGAAAACCATCAGCAGTTTCTTGCCCAGATTCTTCTCCTTCATATCCTCTATTTCCGCTTCCGTAGGCTGCGCATCAAGGAGCCAGATCACTATCTTGGCCTCTTCCATCTTCTGATAGGTGCGCTCGATTCCGATGTTCTCCACCACATCGTCCGTCTTGCGGATTCCAGCAGTATCGATAAAGCGGAAGGTGATTCCGTCGATGAGGGTCGTATCTTCTATGACGTCTCGGGTAGTGCCGTGGATATTGCTCACGATGGCCTTTTCTTCATGCAGCAGGCGGTTGAGCAGGGTGCTCTTGCCCACATTCGTCTTGCCCACGATGGCCACAGGAACGCCCTGTTTCAGCGCATTTCCGGTCTCAAAGGAATGGGCGAGGGTGGTAATCTTCTTTTCTATTTCCGCAGCCAAGGCACGCAGTTCGCTGCGGTCGGCAAACTCCAGTTCCTCATGATCGCTGAAGTCCAATTCCAGTTCGAGCAGGGAGGTCATCTTCAGGAGTTTTTCGCGCAAAACGGTCAATTCACTGCTGAAATGTCCTTTCAACTGGCTGAGCGCCATCTGATGGGTCGCCTTGTTGGTAGAAGCTATCAGATCTGCCACTGCCTCAGCCTGCGAGAGGTCCATCTTGCCGTTCATATAGGCACGACGGGTGTATTCGCCCGGTTCTGCCTGGCGACAACCTACCTCTATGAGGCGCTGAAGAACTTGCTGAAGAATGTATCGGCTACCATGGCAGGAAATCTCCGTGGAATCCTCGCCCGTATAACTGTGGGGCGCTCTGAACACGCTCACTAAGACATCATCTATCGTATGACCATCCTTGTCTTTGATTTCTCCATAGTGAAGGGTGTTGGGTTTAGCGGCAGCCAGTTGCTTCCCGCTAACAGAAACGAACACCTTGTCTGTAAGACGGATGGCTTCACTACCACTGAGTCGGATGATTCCGATGGCGCCTCCAGCTGGAGTGGCAAGGGCGCAAATACATTCTTCTGAGTTTGTCATTTATCTATCCTTTTTATATATTTCCCTTTTAAATTTGTACTTTTTTTACCTTTTTACTTTTTTACCTTTTTACCTTTAAAAAAGCCTTTCAACTAAATTCTGTCGAGCACCACCTTGATCAAATTGTCGATCGTGCTCTTATATCCAGTATTAGCACGCTTGGCGCGGCGGTTGGCTATTACCATGCAGCAGGTTAAAGCCTTATGGCCGAGCAGCAGAGAAAGACCAGCAAGCGCAGAGCTTTCCATCTCGAAGTTGTTGACACGCAATCCTTTATACTCAAATGCCTCAATCTTTGCATTAAGTTCCGGATCGGCGAGCGGAGCACGGAGTTCTCTGCCCTGAGGGCCATAGAATCCGCCACAGGCAATGGTAATTCCTCTCACCATATCATCGGCTGCAATCTGTTCCAGCAACTCCTTATTATTATCTACGCAGTATGGATTTCCTATCTGGTCTATCCACTTCACCTGGCGCTTGAATTCAGCCTCAGTCTCGAGGTCACAGATCTCATTGCGGCGGGCATAGAAATTGATGAGTCCGTCGAAACCGATACTCTTCTGTGAAGCCACAAAGGTGCCTTCCGGACACTCTGGCTGCAAACCGCCGCAGGTGCCGATGCGCACGAGGGTGAGGGTGGTGTGCTCAGGTTTCTCGGTGCGGGTCTTGAAGTCGATGTTCTTCAAAGCATCCAACTCATTGACCACAATATCTATATTATCGCATCCGATACCCGTACTCTGCACGGTGATGCGTTTTCCCTTATAAGTACCTGTAATGGCATGGAACTCACGGCTTGAGACCTCGCATTCCTTCTCCTCAAAGTGGGAGGCAACGAGAGCCACTCTGCCAGGGTCGCCAACTAATATAACCTTATCAGCCACTTGTTCTGGGCGCAAATGAAGATGGAAGCAACTGCCGTCTTCATTGATAATCAATTCTGATTCTGCGAAATACTTTGCCATATTTTTCTCGTGTTTAATGAATGATATTAAAATTTTTAAAATACAAAGGTAGGAAAAAATTCTGATACTTGGTTCTTTCTTTAAGAATTATTATAGTTTTGTAGAGAGGGGACGAAATCTGAAACATTTCCTATTATTAAGCATCCATCAAAATCATTTCAAATCCGTCACAATCCATGTGATAAAAAGAAAAATGTTGGTTTACATGAAAAAATTCCGCATTTATTTTGTTGTTTCAAGAAAAAAGAGTACTTTTGCCCACAGAAATCAATTATTCAACGAAACAAAACTCTAATAAATGAAACAGACAATATTGGTGACAGGTGGTACTGGTTTCATAGGAAGCCATACTACAGTAGAGTTGCAACAGGCAGGCTATAACGTAGTGATCGTAGATGATCTTTCAAATTCTAAGATTGAAGTATTGGACGGCATTGAGAAGATTACAGGTATTCGCCCAGCTTTCGAGCAGGTGGATTTGCGTGACAAGGCTGCCACAGAGGCTGTATTCCAGAAATATCCAGCTATCGAGGGTATTATCCATTTCGCTGCCAGCAAGGCAGTAGGCGAGAGCGTGCAGAAGCCATTGCTCTATTACCGCAACAATATCGTATCGCTCATCAACCTTCTGGAACTGATGCCTAAGTACGATGTCAAGGGAATCATCTTCTCTTCCAGCTGCACCGTTTATGGTCAGCCAAAGCCTGAAAACCTTCCTGTTACCGAAGAGGCTCCTCATCAGAAGGCCACCTCTCCTTATGGAAACACCAAGGAAATCAACGAGCAGATTATCGCCGACTACATCCACAGCGGTGCTAATATCAAGAGCATCGTGCTGAGATATTTCAACCCAATCGGCGCACACCCATCTGCAGAAATCGGCGAGTTGCCAAACGGCGTTCCAAACAACCTCATCCCTTACGTTACTCAGACTGCGATGGGCATTCGCAAGGAACTCACCATCTTCGGCAATGACTACGATACTCCTGACGGAACCTGCATCCGCGACTACATCTATGTAGTGGATCTGGCCAAGGCTCACGTAGCTGCAATGGCTCGCGTTCTGGACAAGGAGACTGAGCCTATCGAGTACTTCAACATCGGTACTGGCAACGGTAACTCTACCCTGGAAATCGTAGAGACTTTCGAGAAGGCTACCGGCGTGAAACTGAACTGGAAATATGGTCCTCGCCGCGAGGGTGATATTGAGAAGATCTGGGGCGACTGCACCAAGGCCAACAAGGTTTTGGGCTGGAAGGCTGAGACTAAGTTGGAGGATGTATTGGCTTCTGCATGGAAATGGCAGGAGAAGCTCCGCGCTGACGGAATCATGTAATTTATTATATTAAATAATATTAAAAGTAGGACTTGTTTGACTGCAGGTTCTACTTTTTTTGTTATTTTTGCAGTATTAAATGAATTCATAAATAATAAGCGCTTATGACAAGAAAATTACTTTATATACTGTTCGCTTCAGCTATGCTGATGGGCGGCAATTTCAAGGCTGCTGCAGACCCCATCATTGAAGTCAATGCTATCGACTTCAACCAGATAGGAATCAGCTACTATAATGGCACACTGCATATTACCGGGGCTGCCGGACTCAGCGTTTCTGTCTATAACATCGTAGGCCAGAAGGTTTATGAAGGAAGAATCGACAGCAGCGACAAGAGAATAGAGTTGAACCTTCCAGCCAATTGCTACATTGTGAAAGTGGGTTCTGTAGCTCGTAAAATTAGCGTGAAACGATAATATTAAATGTGAAAATCAAGAGGATTTTATATAATTTGTCCTTGTTGCTTTTCC
This is a stretch of genomic DNA from Segatella hominis. It encodes these proteins:
- a CDS encoding T9SS type A sorting domain-containing protein yields the protein MTRKLLYILFASAMLMGGNFKAAADPIIEVNAIDFNQIGISYYNGTLHITGAAGLSVSVYNIVGQKVYEGRIDSSDKRIELNLPANCYIVKVGSVARKISVKR
- a CDS encoding helix-turn-helix domain-containing protein, which produces MINESITFDKLPQAVSYLTEQVIELKQMVSALQPTSSANNHILVEIDEAAIIIMKSKPTIYRLVNQGILPSYKKGKKLYFYKDELLAWIENGRKATKEQNHSEMLKAMQGGMKRKPKSMYNF
- a CDS encoding helix-turn-helix domain-containing protein, whose product is MTASKERILKICEYCGKSFYASKSTTRYCSKQCNSYAYKAAKREEKVKMAETMSHRKASEKSMSEILMKEYLTIQEVAILLGLSRQTIYNMVYSGKLRASKITSRLSLIRKRDIDYLVDSLPYTTNKSASKEAVHANRELPVPEYYSAKEIAEVHNTYETAIYEIVKKVKISRISIQGRVYWNKKEVDDYFAHLSPDPTISEWMTVMDIQQKYCMTKTAVYSFVSHNAIPRKMEGNNVLYSKRHVQLAKGESVEDQLYYTIPEAMKLYGLSQDQIYKRIKKYAIEKVKIGKYIKISKRDLEKAIGKPKVI
- a CDS encoding nucleoside phosphorylase, coding for MAKYFAESELIINEDGSCFHLHLRPEQVADKVILVGDPGRVALVASHFEEKECEVSSREFHAITGTYKGKRITVQSTGIGCDNIDIVVNELDALKNIDFKTRTEKPEHTTLTLVRIGTCGGLQPECPEGTFVASQKSIGFDGLINFYARRNEICDLETEAEFKRQVKWIDQIGNPYCVDNNKELLEQIAADDMVRGITIACGGFYGPQGRELRAPLADPELNAKIEAFEYKGLRVNNFEMESSALAGLSLLLGHKALTCCMVIANRRAKRANTGYKSTIDNLIKVVLDRI
- a CDS encoding site-specific integrase; this encodes MVNTCTRVSLRQRAIKNDRISLYLDFYPPVRNPETMQMSRREYLGIYIYAHPKNEMEREFNTDMLNKAEAIRCIRTQSLINEEFGFLDKTRQKADFLAYFEKMTHKKDDKWTCVYKHFFKFVQGHCTFGDVTVELCKKFREYLLNANQLNRTKQKVSLNSAAGYYSTFRGLLKIAYRDKWLRENINDYLDKIEPQDVKKEFLTLDEVKQLAATPCDIPVLKSASLFACLTGLRISDILKLRWEDFEIAPDQGYCLRIRTQKTQTEATLPISNEAYELCGEPNTGIVFKGLKRSMINHPLKAWLKKAGITKPFSFHCFRHSYATIQIALGTDIYTVSKMLTHKNVSTTQIYADLVNAKKRETANKISLK
- the galE gene encoding UDP-glucose 4-epimerase GalE, encoding MKQTILVTGGTGFIGSHTTVELQQAGYNVVIVDDLSNSKIEVLDGIEKITGIRPAFEQVDLRDKAATEAVFQKYPAIEGIIHFAASKAVGESVQKPLLYYRNNIVSLINLLELMPKYDVKGIIFSSSCTVYGQPKPENLPVTEEAPHQKATSPYGNTKEINEQIIADYIHSGANIKSIVLRYFNPIGAHPSAEIGELPNGVPNNLIPYVTQTAMGIRKELTIFGNDYDTPDGTCIRDYIYVVDLAKAHVAAMARVLDKETEPIEYFNIGTGNGNSTLEIVETFEKATGVKLNWKYGPRREGDIEKIWGDCTKANKVLGWKAETKLEDVLASAWKWQEKLRADGIM
- the mnmE gene encoding tRNA uridine-5-carboxymethylaminomethyl(34) synthesis GTPase MnmE translates to MTNSEECICALATPAGGAIGIIRLSGSEAIRLTDKVFVSVSGKQLAAAKPNTLHYGEIKDKDGHTIDDVLVSVFRAPHSYTGEDSTEISCHGSRYILQQVLQRLIEVGCRQAEPGEYTRRAYMNGKMDLSQAEAVADLIASTNKATHQMALSQLKGHFSSELTVLREKLLKMTSLLELELDFSDHEELEFADRSELRALAAEIEKKITTLAHSFETGNALKQGVPVAIVGKTNVGKSTLLNRLLHEEKAIVSNIHGTTRDVIEDTTLIDGITFRFIDTAGIRKTDDVVENIGIERTYQKMEEAKIVIWLLDAQPTEAEIEDMKEKNLGKKLLMVFNKIDEISFDKAVLSSDENSQTSSSISLSDENVSILNISARTGENVSDLEQALVRAADIPEITENDVIVTSARHYEALLRADESLSRVLESMDMGMSGDIIAEDLKMVLEELGEITGGQISSQETLNNIFKHFCIGK